A stretch of Flavobacterium sp. N1994 DNA encodes these proteins:
- a CDS encoding thymidylate synthase produces the protein MNKYHEILTKIVKRGKRQENKKGAITYLLNQSLELKPIDLLELFEGHPLVKKKLKEELSLFMSGERSTEAYRNIGVNWWDYCGPILVNSYPTYFEQLPKLIDKINREKRPSKNYVLFLGSTNTESNQQPCLSLVQFQIENNKLVVTAYQRSSDASLGLPCDIYHLYLISKQINVQLKSITLYLGNVHIYENNLEATNQLLDGKTATFTLNVGA, from the coding sequence ATGAACAAGTATCATGAAATTTTGACGAAAATCGTCAAGAGAGGGAAACGCCAGGAGAACAAAAAAGGTGCAATTACTTATTTGCTAAATCAATCACTTGAACTAAAGCCAATTGACTTATTGGAGTTATTCGAAGGGCATCCGTTAGTTAAAAAGAAGCTTAAGGAAGAGTTGAGCTTATTTATGAGTGGTGAGCGGTCAACAGAAGCCTACAGAAATATTGGAGTAAATTGGTGGGATTACTGTGGCCCAATCTTAGTCAACAGTTATCCAACTTACTTTGAACAGCTGCCAAAGCTTATTGATAAAATTAACCGAGAAAAGCGGCCGTCAAAGAATTATGTTTTGTTTTTAGGTTCCACCAACACTGAGAGCAACCAGCAGCCGTGTTTAAGCCTGGTGCAATTTCAAATTGAAAATAATAAGTTGGTAGTTACTGCATATCAAAGAAGCTCAGACGCATCGCTCGGATTACCTTGTGATATCTATCACTTGTATTTGATAAGTAAACAAATTAATGTGCAATTAAAGAGCATAACATTGTACTTAGGCAATGTGCATATCTACGAGAATAACCTCGAAGCAACTAATCAATTGCTCGATGGAAAAACCGCCACATTTACGCTAAATGTAGGTGCATAA
- a CDS encoding DUF6046 domain-containing protein, translated as MSLTNQDILFASLMGVRNIGLYQRSQMVQNELSKHVLPNIPFLPLQQNDNSVTAAKTINPSFKINESDAPTPEAQQFFPLSFSFTKDGQKWLFPYEPMINISSGNNIVKRNVAKQGNKLIGTVKERWSRKDFDIQVTGVLIGSLLKGSVEDCYPKQQLQELFEFLIYEKEFYVYSPPLEALGITKVVVEDYSFPFSKGENVQAYDIKLVSDFSYNLLVKE; from the coding sequence ATGAGTTTAACTAATCAAGACATATTATTTGCCAGTTTAATGGGTGTTAGAAACATTGGTTTATATCAACGTTCACAAATGGTGCAAAATGAATTGAGCAAACATGTTTTGCCTAATATTCCTTTTTTGCCTTTGCAACAAAATGATAATTCTGTTACTGCTGCTAAAACTATAAATCCTAGTTTTAAAATAAATGAATCTGATGCACCAACTCCTGAAGCACAACAATTTTTTCCTTTATCATTCAGTTTTACTAAAGATGGACAAAAGTGGTTGTTTCCTTATGAACCAATGATTAACATTAGTTCTGGTAATAACATTGTGAAAAGAAATGTTGCTAAACAAGGAAATAAACTTATTGGAACAGTAAAAGAAAGATGGTCACGAAAAGATTTTGATATACAAGTTACAGGAGTTCTTATAGGTAGTTTATTGAAAGGTTCAGTAGAAGATTGTTATCCAAAACAGCAATTGCAAGAACTATTTGAATTTTTGATATATGAAAAAGAATTCTATGTGTATTCTCCACCATTGGAGGCATTGGGTATAACAAAAGTGGTTGTAGAAGATTATAGTTTTCCTTTTTCAAAAGGAGAAAATGTTCAAGCTTACGATATAAAATTGGTCAGTGATTTTTCATATAATCTATTGGTAAAAGAATAA
- a CDS encoding phage tail tape measure protein encodes MSNTLSYIIQINSNFEKVNSSFNTFETNVHKGIDKIQKQLNSVNMNAMIQNISAAADGLTSLNDPGIKLSSSLADLSAITGQTGKGLKEIEGYARENAKTFGGSAADGVEAYKIILSKLTPEIAKQPKALQAMGNSVATLSKTMGGDTVAATEVLTTAMNQYQVSMTDPIRASKDMSTMMNIMAAAAKEGSAELPEIKSALEQAGLAAKTANVSFAETNAGIQVLDKAGKKGAEGGVALRNVMSTLAEGRFLPKEVITNLKSAGVDINNLGDRSKTLKERLEPLKKVMGDQALMTKLFGRENIAAAIALISGTDEMGRLTKVIQGTNTAYEQAAVVMDTPLEKNKRLQAQIDDFKISLFNSTNGWLGYANVIGNTTRDFSNLMPLFNGATTVIGTLTSATKMQELWTNTVSKATKVWSAVQMVFNAVMAMNPIVLIVLAVIALIAAIAIVVSKTEGWGKAWKHTMNAGKLIIAAFVEAVKLYFGLLVEPFLVAIDLIKVGWLELQDFLSADNSNAAAIAKINADADARQKALLESAKKVKDYTLQAGKEVILAATSVHFKKEGKTTDNKISEANIPGTDFGKGGAVGAGSGASKVQKYNEAVATGGTKHNYFTITIHEVNGLKDVVVSAKDVAVKAGDEVADGLLRVITMATTATGS; translated from the coding sequence ATGAGCAATACCTTAAGTTATATTATTCAGATTAATAGCAACTTTGAAAAGGTTAATTCTTCATTTAACACTTTTGAAACCAACGTTCATAAGGGTATTGATAAAATTCAGAAGCAATTAAATAGCGTAAATATGAACGCTATGATTCAGAATATTAGTGCTGCTGCTGATGGCCTAACTTCTTTGAATGATCCTGGAATAAAATTGAGTTCTAGTCTTGCTGATTTATCAGCGATTACTGGACAAACTGGTAAAGGATTAAAAGAAATTGAAGGTTATGCTCGTGAAAATGCTAAAACTTTTGGAGGTTCTGCTGCTGACGGTGTTGAAGCCTATAAGATAATATTATCAAAGCTTACACCTGAAATTGCTAAGCAACCAAAAGCGCTTCAAGCAATGGGTAATTCAGTTGCTACATTGTCTAAAACCATGGGTGGCGATACTGTTGCAGCAACCGAGGTTCTCACAACTGCAATGAATCAGTACCAGGTTTCAATGACTGACCCAATACGTGCCTCTAAAGATATGTCTACTATGATGAATATCATGGCGGCAGCAGCAAAAGAAGGGTCAGCGGAACTACCAGAAATTAAAAGTGCTTTAGAGCAAGCGGGGCTTGCTGCAAAAACAGCTAATGTAAGTTTTGCAGAAACAAATGCCGGAATACAAGTTTTAGATAAAGCAGGTAAGAAAGGAGCTGAGGGAGGCGTTGCATTACGAAATGTAATGTCAACATTAGCAGAGGGAAGATTTTTACCTAAAGAAGTTATTACAAATTTAAAGTCTGCTGGGGTTGACATTAATAATTTAGGCGACCGATCTAAAACTTTAAAAGAACGTCTTGAGCCACTTAAAAAAGTTATGGGTGATCAAGCTTTAATGACTAAACTATTTGGTCGTGAAAATATTGCTGCAGCCATTGCTCTTATTTCTGGAACCGATGAAATGGGTAGATTAACTAAAGTTATTCAAGGTACTAATACTGCTTATGAGCAAGCAGCAGTTGTTATGGACACACCGCTTGAGAAAAATAAAAGATTACAAGCTCAGATTGATGATTTTAAAATTTCACTTTTTAATTCAACAAATGGTTGGTTAGGTTATGCAAATGTAATTGGAAATACAACCAGAGATTTTAGCAACTTAATGCCGCTTTTTAATGGTGCCACTACAGTAATTGGAACATTAACCAGTGCTACAAAAATGCAAGAGCTTTGGACTAATACTGTTTCTAAAGCTACCAAAGTTTGGTCAGCAGTTCAAATGGTTTTTAATGCTGTAATGGCTATGAATCCAATAGTTTTAATTGTCTTGGCAGTAATAGCTTTAATTGCCGCGATTGCAATTGTTGTCTCTAAAACAGAAGGTTGGGGCAAAGCATGGAAGCATACTATGAATGCTGGAAAATTAATCATTGCTGCATTTGTTGAAGCTGTGAAATTATATTTTGGTTTATTAGTTGAACCTTTTTTGGTAGCAATCGATTTAATTAAAGTTGGTTGGCTTGAGCTACAGGATTTTTTAAGTGCTGATAATTCAAATGCTGCAGCAATTGCTAAAATTAATGCCGATGCAGATGCAAGGCAAAAGGCATTATTAGAATCAGCTAAAAAGGTAAAAGATTACACATTACAAGCAGGTAAGGAAGTAATATTAGCGGCAACTTCTGTTCATTTTAAAAAAGAAGGTAAAACTACAGACAACAAAATTTCAGAAGCAAATATTCCTGGTACTGATTTTGGAAAAGGAGGTGCTGTAGGAGCTGGTTCTGGAGCTAGTAAAGTACAAAAATATAATGAGGCAGTAGCTACAGGCGGAACAAAACATAATTACTTCACCATTACAATTCATGAGGTAAACGGTTTGAAAGATGTAGTAGTAAGTGCAAAAGATGTAGCTGTCAAAGCAGGAGATGAAGTAGCCGACGGATTATTAAGAGTTATAACAATGGCAACAACCGCAACAGGATCATAA
- a CDS encoding DUF2586 domain-containing protein, with the protein MEKPSVDVAFENGNLGVVATSPDGICAIVSSATANDGFALNTHYTVFSLNEAETLGILPTVANYELHKTIKEFYAEAGDGTELWIYGVAKTRTLDELVDDSQVVLTAANRRIRFVTCKYAPSVEETETENGLRVDFPATLAAAQAIADDFTDNKIAPVVFIIEGYNYTGVPADLVGFSETTFNRVAVMIGDTEARTGATASKGAAVGVLAGRLAKIQVHISAGRVKSGALKPLQFYVLDTPAEQVNIDPLYDKGFIVPTTHVGKTGFYICEDILACTVEDDYHFIRDRRVIDKAFILANSTLVNYTLDDFNLVDGGKLSPIDAKVIEAEIERVIAQEMSANGELSVDVTKANDTGVRALVDLTNNVKTTGKIKGKIKVKPKGYGRILEFTIGFTLNS; encoded by the coding sequence ATGGAAAAACCTAGTGTAGATGTAGCATTCGAAAACGGTAATCTTGGAGTGGTTGCCACAAGTCCTGACGGTATTTGTGCAATCGTTTCAAGTGCTACCGCAAACGATGGCTTTGCTTTAAATACCCATTATACGGTATTTAGTTTAAACGAAGCTGAAACGTTAGGCATATTGCCTACAGTAGCCAACTATGAACTTCATAAAACTATTAAAGAGTTTTATGCTGAAGCTGGAGACGGAACCGAACTCTGGATTTATGGTGTTGCCAAAACCAGAACTTTAGATGAATTGGTTGATGATAGCCAAGTTGTATTAACTGCTGCCAATAGAAGAATTCGTTTTGTAACGTGTAAATATGCTCCATCTGTTGAAGAAACAGAAACAGAAAATGGATTGCGAGTAGATTTTCCTGCAACATTAGCAGCGGCTCAAGCAATAGCTGATGATTTTACAGATAATAAGATTGCACCAGTAGTTTTCATTATTGAGGGGTATAATTATACCGGTGTTCCTGCTGATTTAGTTGGATTTTCAGAAACTACTTTTAATCGTGTAGCAGTTATGATTGGTGATACTGAAGCTAGAACTGGAGCAACAGCATCTAAAGGTGCAGCGGTTGGAGTTCTTGCCGGAAGATTAGCAAAAATTCAAGTTCATATTAGTGCCGGACGTGTGAAAAGTGGAGCATTGAAACCTTTACAATTTTACGTTTTGGACACTCCAGCTGAGCAAGTAAATATTGATCCTTTATACGACAAAGGGTTTATTGTTCCGACAACACATGTTGGTAAGACTGGCTTTTATATCTGTGAAGACATATTGGCATGTACGGTAGAAGATGATTATCACTTCATTCGCGACCGTCGAGTTATTGACAAAGCATTCATCTTGGCCAACTCAACTTTAGTGAACTACACTCTTGATGATTTTAACCTCGTTGATGGTGGAAAACTTTCACCAATTGATGCTAAAGTTATTGAAGCTGAAATTGAGCGAGTAATTGCTCAAGAAATGAGTGCCAATGGAGAGCTTTCAGTTGATGTTACAAAGGCAAATGATACAGGAGTTAGAGCATTAGTTGATTTGACAAATAATGTTAAAACTACCGGAAAGATAAAAGGTAAAATTAAAGTAAAGCCAAAAGGTTACGGTAGGATTTTAGAATTCACAATCGGGTTTACACTTAACTCTTAA
- a CDS encoding CHAP domain-containing protein: MSTLALRALEIAKTQLGVQEIPRGSNAGPAVEKYLKSVGLGKGYAWCEAFVYWCYQEASKQLGVPNPLAKTAGVLDQLNKSQKYVVKTPQKGDLFIMDFGKGQGHIGFVDDAFIDKINTVEGNSNEDGSREGYEVCQKPNGRKINTIKAFLRV; this comes from the coding sequence ATGAGCACATTAGCATTAAGAGCACTTGAAATAGCCAAAACACAACTTGGAGTTCAAGAAATACCAAGAGGTTCAAACGCTGGTCCAGCAGTTGAAAAATATCTTAAATCGGTAGGCTTAGGTAAAGGCTATGCTTGGTGCGAGGCATTTGTTTATTGGTGTTATCAAGAAGCTTCAAAACAGCTAGGAGTTCCAAACCCACTAGCTAAAACAGCCGGAGTATTAGATCAATTGAATAAGAGCCAAAAGTATGTGGTAAAAACTCCACAAAAAGGGGATTTATTCATTATGGATTTCGGAAAAGGTCAAGGTCACATAGGATTTGTAGATGATGCTTTTATTGATAAAATCAATACGGTAGAAGGTAATTCTAATGAAGACGGAAGCCGAGAAGGATATGAAGTTTGTCAAAAACCAAACGGAAGAAAAATTAATACTATAAAAGCATTTTTAAGAGTATGA
- a CDS encoding HK97 family phage prohead protease, producing MPKSKVFVLNDDTVQNSYGFFILTSGGKLDRFKSNPVMLSNHVNLNENVIGRWSNLTVMDGIIQAEPEFDVDRPIGLEISGQVERDFIKGASMGILPDWDSMERIGDKLILKEWELVEASIVPVPSNRNSIAIYSVDGKILEESEIQNLCLSFQNEGNPNLNLKNSNMKKILLSVACLMALGYKDQPTEGHDASDVESKVLDLATKLKALEIENEGLKLAAQKIKETQEAEAKTRITTKVELGITQGKFGADKKEEMISLGLASESGLDTVLASIAPKANFTAGLVIPSGNGSATVVTMEEFQKLSVEQQLSFKNDSPEEYKKLFS from the coding sequence ATGCCAAAATCAAAAGTTTTTGTTCTAAATGATGATACTGTTCAAAACAGTTATGGCTTTTTCATATTAACATCTGGAGGTAAACTGGATCGTTTTAAAAGCAATCCTGTGATGCTTTCTAATCATGTTAACTTAAATGAAAATGTTATTGGTCGTTGGTCGAATTTGACTGTCATGGATGGTATTATTCAAGCCGAACCTGAATTTGATGTAGACAGACCAATTGGTTTGGAAATATCTGGCCAAGTCGAGCGAGATTTTATAAAAGGGGCTTCGATGGGAATTTTACCAGACTGGGATTCTATGGAAAGAATCGGGGATAAACTCATTTTAAAAGAATGGGAATTAGTCGAAGCTTCAATAGTTCCAGTTCCATCCAATAGAAATTCAATCGCTATTTATAGTGTTGATGGTAAAATCTTGGAAGAGTCTGAAATTCAAAACTTATGCTTGTCTTTTCAAAACGAGGGAAATCCAAACTTAAATCTAAAAAACAGTAATATGAAAAAAATCCTTTTAAGCGTAGCATGTCTTATGGCATTAGGTTATAAAGACCAACCAACGGAGGGGCATGATGCTTCAGATGTTGAAAGTAAAGTTTTAGACTTAGCTACCAAATTAAAAGCACTTGAAATTGAAAATGAGGGCTTGAAACTTGCAGCTCAAAAAATCAAAGAAACTCAAGAAGCTGAGGCAAAAACTAGAATCACTACCAAAGTAGAATTGGGTATTACTCAAGGAAAATTTGGAGCTGATAAAAAAGAGGAAATGATCAGTTTAGGATTAGCTTCTGAAAGCGGATTAGATACAGTATTAGCATCTATTGCTCCTAAAGCAAATTTTACAGCTGGTCTGGTTATTCCTTCTGGAAATGGTTCTGCAACTGTGGTAACTATGGAAGAATTCCAAAAGCTTTCTGTTGAACAACAATTATCATTCAAAAATGATAGTCCAGAAGAGTACAAAAAATTATTTTCTTAA
- the terL gene encoding phage terminase large subunit has translation MSIENSKYLKLLQDYDKHCIRIGQATSINIHESAQQKRDRIKKLESNYIDWFEYYFPNYAKKKCGWFHKKMADIIIKNKRLRFVAEMFRSAGKSVHIDMGIPLFLYLVLGQLKFMLLIGETEPKANTLLSGIQGQLQFNNRLKNDYGEKFQQGSWADGDFTTVDGTKFMSLGFGQNPRGAREQAERPDYIAVDDVDSKKHVNNDRLMRESVDMITEDIWGCFDADDDAIERFVYANNNFHKNSITNRLKLYFKEVIKNQDEDDLTDTLYSILTVCAVKDTATFEPEWKEKTSADFWKKKFNKMPYRSFMREYMHVHIEDGAIFKYEDIQRKKALPLKDYEALCFYGDLSYKANADYKALVLVGIKGKEFHILLAYLQQKSRAHSAKWLYDMYELYNLENFNIRYKIEGLFAMDEFVSDFDAEGEKRGYYIPVSADKRSKADKYDRIESLNGHFERKNVFFNSDEIPNNDMQVLIDQFLAFEKGSNSHDDGPDATHGAFSYLNQKSRISRASYAFGERSNRKY, from the coding sequence ATGAGTATAGAGAATTCAAAATATTTAAAGTTACTCCAAGACTACGATAAACATTGCATTCGTATTGGTCAAGCCACTTCTATTAATATACATGAAAGCGCTCAACAAAAAAGAGATAGAATTAAAAAATTAGAGAGTAACTACATTGATTGGTTTGAGTACTATTTTCCAAATTATGCAAAGAAAAAATGTGGTTGGTTTCATAAGAAAATGGCAGACATAATTATTAAAAACAAGCGTCTACGCTTTGTAGCTGAAATGTTTAGAAGTGCTGGTAAGTCTGTACATATTGATATGGGAATTCCATTATTTCTATACTTAGTTCTTGGCCAATTAAAGTTCATGCTATTAATCGGAGAAACAGAACCAAAGGCAAATACTTTATTAAGCGGAATACAAGGACAGTTACAATTTAATAACCGTTTAAAAAATGATTATGGTGAAAAATTCCAACAAGGAAGTTGGGCTGATGGAGATTTTACGACTGTAGACGGCACTAAGTTTATGTCACTTGGTTTTGGACAAAATCCAAGGGGTGCAAGAGAGCAAGCTGAAAGACCGGACTATATCGCTGTTGATGATGTTGATAGTAAAAAACACGTAAATAACGATAGATTAATGCGTGAGTCTGTTGATATGATTACCGAAGATATTTGGGGTTGTTTCGATGCCGATGATGATGCTATAGAGAGATTTGTTTATGCTAATAATAACTTCCATAAAAATAGTATTACCAATAGACTAAAACTTTATTTTAAAGAAGTCATTAAAAATCAAGATGAGGATGATCTTACAGATACATTGTATTCTATTCTAACAGTTTGTGCTGTTAAAGATACTGCAACTTTTGAACCTGAATGGAAAGAAAAAACAAGTGCAGATTTTTGGAAAAAGAAATTTAACAAAATGCCTTATCGTTCCTTCATGCGTGAGTATATGCACGTTCACATTGAAGATGGTGCTATTTTTAAATATGAAGATATCCAACGAAAAAAGGCACTCCCGCTAAAAGATTATGAAGCTCTGTGTTTTTATGGCGATTTGTCATATAAGGCAAACGCTGATTACAAAGCACTTGTTTTAGTAGGGATAAAAGGCAAAGAATTTCATATACTATTAGCCTATTTACAACAAAAAAGCCGAGCTCACTCTGCAAAATGGCTTTATGATATGTATGAATTATATAATCTAGAAAACTTTAACATTCGGTATAAAATTGAAGGGCTTTTTGCCATGGATGAGTTTGTATCTGACTTTGATGCTGAAGGTGAAAAGAGAGGTTATTACATTCCAGTTTCAGCAGACAAAAGAAGTAAAGCTGATAAATATGATAGAATTGAAAGTCTTAATGGACACTTTGAACGCAAGAATGTTTTTTTCAATTCTGATGAAATTCCAAACAATGATATGCAGGTTTTAATTGATCAGTTTTTAGCCTTTGAAAAAGGAAGTAATTCTCACGACGATGGTCCAGATGCAACACACGGGGCATTTTCATATTTAAACCAAAAGAGCAGAATATCCAGAGCTAGTTATGCTTTTGGAGAAAGAAGTAACCGTAAATATTAA
- a CDS encoding DUF1320 domain-containing protein — MFLEKKDFGNVIYAYQVDQITEGDENIVAQALSAAVEEAKSYLTANVNSLKTFDGRIVYDVQAIFSATGLDRNSLILQHCLTLAKFHVAVLCNADFIYEQAKERYDRAIDWFTKLAKGTVVLTSLPRIDIETTEDRNPFSSGSRAKFNHDY; from the coding sequence ATGTTTTTAGAAAAAAAAGACTTTGGAAATGTGATATACGCATACCAAGTAGATCAGATAACTGAAGGTGACGAGAATATTGTCGCTCAAGCTCTTTCTGCTGCAGTAGAAGAGGCAAAAAGTTATTTGACAGCAAATGTCAATAGTTTAAAAACTTTTGATGGGCGCATTGTTTATGATGTTCAAGCCATTTTTTCAGCAACAGGATTAGACAGAAATTCATTGATACTTCAACACTGTTTGACTTTAGCAAAATTCCACGTTGCAGTTTTATGTAATGCTGACTTTATCTATGAACAAGCTAAAGAAAGATATGATAGAGCTATAGATTGGTTTACCAAACTAGCAAAAGGAACTGTGGTTCTAACATCACTACCAAGAATTGACATTGAAACTACTGAAGACAGAAATCCTTTTAGCTCTGGTTCAAGAGCAAAATTTAATCACGATTATTAA
- a CDS encoding DUF935 domain-containing protein — MGKFKDIIDVALGSKIATTNLAAGNTTAKKGTSYASTIAPKTISQTRQDIKNWMLAKNMFLSAENPKRYPYYNLVDNIMVDLHLQSQINNRMLKSLSKPFIMKDLKGNLDQELTDLLQNKRFVYQVNKAILQTIYYGHSLGEFDYVNGDLVFNLVPRQNVEPVNGYLIYDYLDEKKIEYRQQKEYGSWLIEFGANKDFGLLDGCIPHVLFKRFAQSCYSELCEIYGIPPRVLKTNTQDRTMVSRGERMMKDMGAAAWFIIDENESFEFAQGVSTNGDVYKGIMTFCNNEMSMGIAGTVVGQDTKNGSNSKEKTSISILQDLIDSDLSLIEQAWNSTVIPALKALGIITKDVIYTYPPAEDLDKLWKMTTEAAAFLEIDSNWVKDTFGIEVIGAKQLNPTPPAKLSLEDYERFFV, encoded by the coding sequence ATGGGAAAATTTAAAGATATTATAGATGTGGCTTTAGGGTCTAAAATTGCTACAACAAATTTAGCTGCTGGAAATACGACAGCAAAAAAAGGCACTAGTTATGCTTCTACCATTGCTCCAAAAACTATTTCACAAACACGCCAGGATATAAAAAACTGGATGCTTGCCAAAAATATGTTTTTGAGTGCTGAGAACCCTAAACGTTATCCATATTACAATTTGGTTGATAACATTATGGTTGATTTGCATTTGCAAAGTCAGATAAATAATAGAATGTTAAAATCGCTTTCAAAGCCTTTTATAATGAAAGATTTAAAAGGAAATTTAGATCAAGAATTAACAGACTTGTTGCAAAATAAAAGATTTGTATACCAAGTCAATAAAGCTATTTTACAAACTATTTACTATGGTCACTCGCTTGGAGAATTTGACTATGTTAATGGTGATTTAGTTTTTAATCTAGTACCCAGACAAAATGTTGAGCCTGTTAATGGCTATTTGATTTACGATTATTTAGACGAAAAGAAGATAGAATACCGTCAGCAAAAAGAATATGGCTCTTGGTTAATTGAATTTGGAGCTAATAAAGATTTTGGACTACTAGACGGATGCATTCCTCACGTACTTTTTAAAAGATTTGCTCAAAGCTGTTATTCGGAACTTTGTGAGATATATGGAATTCCACCTCGTGTTTTAAAAACTAATACACAAGACAGAACTATGGTAAGTCGTGGAGAAAGAATGATGAAAGACATGGGTGCTGCAGCTTGGTTTATTATCGATGAAAACGAAAGCTTCGAGTTTGCACAAGGTGTATCAACTAACGGTGATGTTTACAAAGGAATTATGACTTTTTGTAATAATGAAATGTCTATGGGAATTGCAGGCACTGTTGTTGGCCAAGATACCAAGAACGGTTCTAACTCAAAAGAGAAAACGTCAATATCAATTTTACAAGATTTAATAGATAGTGATTTGTCTCTTATTGAGCAAGCATGGAATTCAACTGTAATTCCTGCATTGAAAGCTTTAGGTATTATTACAAAAGATGTTATATACACTTATCCTCCAGCTGAGGATTTAGATAAGTTATGGAAAATGACAACTGAAGCTGCTGCCTTTTTAGAAATAGATTCTAATTGGGTGAAAGATACCTTTGGAATTGAAGTGATTGGAGCAAAACAATTGAACCCTACACCTCCGGCTAAATTAAGTTTAGAAGACTACGAGCGTTTTTTCGTCTAA
- a CDS encoding phage head morphogenesis protein, which translates to MYNCGCDDCKHKSEQLNLSISNSFKNVLNAGKTAYKRLHEIGSYKPQDLKTEKAYQDLINQTFDVFNFAITDNDMPSEMRIALQSDAFLFGGLKTHAQLFEASKLLLDDNGKLKPFQQLSNEFDKLNVSYNKTYLESEYEFAVSSSQMAAKWSTFGTNNRYYLQYRTAGDTRVRQEHANLNGTTLPESDAFWSSYTPPNGWNCRCTLVEVLKDKYPVSNSEESITKGEAATTQIGKDGKNRLAIFRFNPGADKKLLPPLHPNNMIAGAKVATPIINEMFTNANAALRKAKDAEIKEWAKANIPETAKIVNLKNFKTGQVKISRGSIKSIGDHFSAPELKEVAKNIISNLKNCKHLGTAPLDPNSKNYQKKVLQGVTNFHYYEFEWKKQLFRLNTEEINGKFEKPYSANLIIKK; encoded by the coding sequence TTGTATAATTGTGGGTGTGATGATTGTAAACACAAATCAGAACAATTAAACTTATCAATAAGTAATTCTTTTAAAAACGTTTTAAATGCTGGTAAAACAGCCTATAAACGCTTGCACGAAATTGGTAGTTACAAACCACAAGATTTAAAAACTGAAAAGGCATATCAAGATTTGATTAATCAAACTTTTGATGTTTTCAATTTTGCAATTACCGACAATGACATGCCAAGTGAAATGCGTATAGCTTTACAAAGCGATGCTTTTTTGTTTGGTGGTTTGAAAACACATGCACAACTTTTTGAAGCTTCAAAATTATTACTTGATGACAATGGTAAATTAAAACCCTTTCAACAATTATCAAATGAATTTGACAAACTTAATGTAAGCTACAATAAAACCTATTTAGAGTCTGAATACGAGTTTGCCGTAAGTTCGTCACAAATGGCTGCCAAATGGTCTACGTTTGGCACTAATAACAGATACTATTTGCAATATAGAACTGCAGGAGATACGAGAGTTCGACAAGAACATGCAAATCTTAATGGAACTACTCTACCTGAAAGTGATGCTTTTTGGAGTTCTTACACTCCCCCTAATGGATGGAACTGTCGTTGTACACTTGTAGAAGTTTTAAAAGATAAATATCCTGTTAGTAATTCTGAAGAAAGCATAACTAAAGGAGAAGCAGCAACTACTCAAATTGGCAAAGATGGTAAGAACCGACTAGCCATATTTAGATTTAATCCTGGTGCAGATAAAAAGTTATTACCTCCATTACACCCAAACAATATGATTGCTGGAGCTAAGGTCGCTACTCCAATTATAAACGAAATGTTTACCAATGCAAATGCAGCATTAAGAAAAGCTAAAGATGCTGAAATTAAAGAATGGGCAAAAGCTAATATTCCAGAAACTGCAAAAATTGTAAATCTTAAAAACTTTAAAACTGGACAAGTTAAAATATCCAGAGGTTCTATAAAAAGTATTGGTGACCATTTTTCTGCACCCGAATTAAAAGAAGTTGCAAAAAATATAATTTCCAATTTAAAAAACTGTAAACATCTTGGAACTGCCCCTTTAGATCCAAATAGTAAAAACTATCAAAAGAAAGTTTTACAAGGGGTTACTAATTTTCATTATTATGAATTTGAATGGAAAAAACAACTTTTTAGATTAAATACTGAAGAGATAAATGGAAAGTTTGAAAAACCTTATTCTGCTAATCTTATCATAAAAAAATAG